In Kordiimonas pumila, a single genomic region encodes these proteins:
- a CDS encoding S9 family peptidase: MNVQQGLWLAVFCMAGALSAASAADKGQSFDLQALHKVQAVGTPSLSPDGSLVVYDVSYNDVEKDVSTSDIWLVPYAGGTPYKLIDTPDKSEWAPQFSPDGKTIAFLSEAEDGTSQLFTVPVTGTTVQQITDVAEGVLEFDWAPDSKRLVFTAFVGSAQANAAGTAAPVVVNRFKYQEDWVGYLTGQRRHMHIVDVVQKTTVQITRGEQDFWLPAWSPDGRWIAVVSKDTGDVDKNLNTDVFIMPPVEGGALKRISTFDGTDVDPDWASPPAWSPDSEKLVWLASGESKWIYYAPWQLTVANIHTGDVREVARIDRCFYVPKWSADSVHVVALLEEDRATWVTKINTETEEITRLTQGPKFAYGFDLAGDDHIVVLQSDDNTPYELYSVGSDEQKLTAHNDWLRGYSLAKTEAFDFESDGHMIGGLIVYPPDYDASKTYPALFRLHGGPVYQYSHEFEADWQIYAASGYIVVGINPRGSSGKGFEFAKAIYADWGNVDSKDIIAGVQYLAGKGIIDKTRLGTGGWSYGGMLTNYVIATDTTFKAAVSGAGSANMLGMYGHDQYAREYELELGTPWHNMDAYLRVSFPFFKADKITTATLYQCAEKDLNVPCLGAEQMYQALKSLGTDTELVIYPGEHHGLTVPSYQEDRIRRNLSWYNRYLKKISD, encoded by the coding sequence GTGAACGTACAACAAGGGTTGTGGCTGGCTGTTTTTTGCATGGCTGGTGCTTTGTCCGCAGCGAGCGCGGCTGACAAAGGGCAGTCTTTTGACTTACAGGCATTACACAAGGTGCAGGCCGTGGGTACACCTTCTCTGTCGCCTGATGGCAGCCTTGTTGTCTATGACGTTAGCTATAATGATGTGGAAAAGGATGTATCAACGAGCGATATATGGCTTGTACCTTATGCAGGCGGTACGCCGTATAAACTTATAGATACGCCCGATAAAAGTGAATGGGCACCACAGTTTAGCCCAGACGGCAAAACCATTGCCTTCCTGTCGGAAGCCGAGGACGGTACAAGCCAGCTGTTCACTGTACCGGTCACGGGAACTACGGTTCAGCAGATAACAGATGTTGCAGAAGGTGTGCTTGAATTTGACTGGGCACCAGATAGCAAACGCCTTGTATTTACGGCTTTTGTAGGCAGTGCTCAGGCAAATGCAGCGGGTACAGCAGCCCCTGTGGTAGTGAACAGGTTTAAGTATCAGGAAGACTGGGTAGGGTATCTCACCGGGCAGCGGCGGCACATGCATATTGTTGACGTGGTACAGAAAACTACTGTTCAAATAACCCGCGGCGAGCAGGATTTCTGGTTGCCAGCATGGTCACCTGACGGGCGGTGGATAGCTGTTGTTTCCAAAGATACAGGCGATGTGGATAAAAACCTGAATACAGATGTTTTTATCATGCCGCCGGTTGAAGGGGGCGCGTTAAAACGTATCAGCACATTCGACGGTACAGATGTAGACCCAGACTGGGCATCGCCGCCCGCGTGGTCGCCAGACAGTGAAAAGCTTGTCTGGCTTGCAAGCGGCGAAAGCAAATGGATTTATTATGCGCCGTGGCAACTGACAGTCGCGAATATCCACACGGGTGATGTGCGCGAGGTTGCCCGTATCGACCGCTGCTTTTATGTGCCAAAATGGTCGGCTGACAGCGTGCATGTTGTTGCGCTGCTGGAAGAAGACCGGGCCACGTGGGTCACAAAAATCAACACAGAAACAGAGGAAATTACCCGTCTTACACAGGGGCCAAAGTTTGCCTACGGCTTTGATCTGGCTGGTGATGATCATATCGTGGTTTTACAGTCTGATGATAATACCCCTTACGAGCTGTATAGCGTTGGTAGCGACGAGCAGAAACTTACAGCCCATAACGACTGGCTTAGGGGCTATTCTCTGGCAAAAACCGAGGCATTTGACTTTGAAAGCGATGGTCACATGATTGGCGGCCTGATTGTTTATCCGCCTGATTATGATGCCAGCAAAACCTACCCGGCTCTTTTTAGGCTGCACGGCGGACCTGTGTATCAGTATTCGCATGAATTTGAGGCAGATTGGCAAATATACGCAGCTAGTGGTTATATTGTTGTGGGTATTAATCCGCGTGGGTCGTCCGGCAAAGGGTTTGAGTTTGCAAAGGCTATTTATGCTGATTGGGGTAATGTAGATTCAAAGGATATTATTGCAGGCGTGCAGTATCTGGCGGGTAAAGGTATTATAGATAAAACGCGGCTTGGCACCGGTGGCTGGAGTTACGGCGGCATGCTTACCAATTATGTGATTGCAACGGACACGACTTTTAAAGCGGCGGTGAGCGGCGCGGGATCGGCAAACATGCTTGGTATGTACGGGCATGACCAGTATGCCCGGGAATATGAACTGGAACTGGGCACGCCGTGGCATAATATGGATGCCTACCTTAGGGTTAGTTTCCCGTTTTTTAAGGCAGATAAAATTACAACGGCCACACTTTACCAGTGTGCGGAAAAAGACCTTAATGTACCATGCCTTGGGGCTGAACAAATGTATCAGGCGCTTAAATCGCTAGGCACAGATACAGAGCTGGTTATTTATCCGGGCGAGCATCACGGGTTGACAGTACCCAGTTATCAAGAAGACAGAATAAGGCGTAATCTTAGCTGGTATAATAGGTACCTAAAAAAGATCAGTGACTGA